The Oikeobacillus pervagus DNA segment ACATTTAACAATACAATCGTAACCATCACTGACGTTCATGGAAATGCTTTATCTTGGTCAAGTGCTGGTGCTCTTGGATTTAAAGGTTCTCGTAAATCCACTCCATTTGCAGCCCAAATGGCAGCTGAAACAGCAGCAAAAGCATCCATTGAACATGGTATGAAAACTCTTGAAGTAACTGTAAAAGGTCCTGGTGCTGGACGTGAAGCAGCTATTCGTGCTCTTCAAGCTGCAGGATTAGAAGTTACAGCTATTAAAGATGTAACTCCAGTTCCTCATAACGGATGTCGTCCACCAAAACGTCGCCGTGTTTAATTTTTCTGTATAATATTTTATATCTCTGTCAATAATGGGATATGATGTTTCGTTCGTTACAGAAAGTAAGTCCAGTTGTTGTGTACAATCGGGAACGTAAACATGGGGAATTTCGATTAGAATCGTGAATCTGATCGGGGTTTCGACGTTTTGAAGGAGGGTATA contains these protein-coding regions:
- the rpsK gene encoding 30S ribosomal protein S11; amino-acid sequence: MARKTNTRKRRVKKNIESGIAHIRSTFNNTIVTITDVHGNALSWSSAGALGFKGSRKSTPFAAQMAAETAAKASIEHGMKTLEVTVKGPGAGREAAIRALQAAGLEVTAIKDVTPVPHNGCRPPKRRRV